A stretch of the Papaver somniferum cultivar HN1 chromosome 6, ASM357369v1, whole genome shotgun sequence genome encodes the following:
- the LOC113289570 gene encoding chitin elicitor-binding protein-like: protein MLSKFLSCFLLVSVLITFSSVKSDEGFDCKSPAKCISLAGYVSPNATTYSSIASLFGITNLNFLLGANSLPIGTSPSKSVAAKETVKIPFPCSCNNGNGISDKTPIYKVKAGDDLDHIARDIYSLLITYQEIAEANGITNPDKIDAGQNLTIPLPCSCDPVDGNPVVHYAHKVASKETLDMIGKQFGVPEKTLLDLNDLDNAKDLKAESVLDVPLTVCGSMANKTSWEYLSLGSNGTSIGSMVNKCPGGSPQASPSGPSSSGSSPSGPSPSGSPRKNLQGWNILLLTMSLGLLLCSSLLY from the exons ATGTTGAGCAAATTCCTCTCATGTTTCTTACTTGTCTCTGTTCTAATTACGTTTTCATCAGTGAAATCTGATGAAGGTTTCGACTGTAAATCCCCTGCCAAATGTATATCTCTAGCTGGTTATGTATCACCCAACGCTACCACATACTCAAGCATCGCATCTCTTTTCGGGATAACAAATTTGAATTTTTTACTTGGAGCGAATTCTTTACCAATCGGAACGTCACCAAGCAAATCAGTAGCCGCGAAGGAGACTGTCAAAATCCCTTTCCCTTGTTCTTGTAATAATGGTAACGGAATATCTGATAAAACTCCGATTTATAAAGTAAAAGCAGGGGACGATTTAGATCACATCGCCAGGGATATATATTCGTTGTTAATTACATACCAAGAGATCGCTGAAGCTAATGGTATTACTAATCCTGACAAGATTGATGCTGGCCAGAATTTGACTATCCCACTTCCTTGTAGCTGCGATCCTGTGGATGGAAATCCAGTCGTTCATTATGCACACAAAGTGGCTTCTAAAGAAACTTTAGATATGATCGGGAAGCAGTTTGGGGTACCGGAGAAGACTCTATTGGATCTCAATGACCTTGATAATGCTAAAGACCTCAAGGCTGAATCAGTTCTTGATGTTCCATTAACAG TTTGTGGGTCTATGGCAAACAAAACTTCGTGGGAATATCTTTCGCTTGGCTCCAACGGGACTTCTATCGGATCCATGGTCAACAAATGCCCTG GTGGGTCACCTCAAGCATCACCATCTGGTCCATCCTCATCTGGTTCATCTCCGTCTGGTCCATCACCATCCGGTTCACCACGTAAAAATTTACAGGGTTGGAATATTTTGTTGCTCACCATGAGCTTGGGCTTACTTCTTTGTAGTTCCCTTCTATATTAG
- the LOC113289569 gene encoding lysM domain-containing GPI-anchored protein 2-like — MMFNKFVFCVFFLSVATFSSVKSQGLVCRSTAISKCKSVAGYVAPNATTLANITTLFGVTDFNSLLGANNLPIDTPQSKSVAANETIKIPFTCSCNNGTGISDRSPVYTVKAGDGLDHIARNIFSLLVTYQEIAAVNNISDANSIVPGQSLRIPLPCSCDDVDEIQVVHYVHVVPPKGTLEMIVDEFGATEESLLKLNNLTDAKELKAESVLDVPLRACTSMVSNASSDYPLLLSDGTYTYTANNCIKCTCDLNSQNWNLFPKPDAWTLYCEPSSPADVKVQNWQQCPSSQCTNVYGTPLGKQFIELGAQGSCPNYCAYTGYNNQSRSISTTVANVSDCTVSPWVPSGSSKMSLQHWNFLRLTMNLGLLLCNALI; from the exons ATGATGTTCAACAAATTTGTCTTTTGCGTCTTTTTCCTCTCTGTTGCAACTTTTTCTTCAGTGAAATCTCAAGGTTTGGTCTGTAGATCCACTGCAATTTCCAAATGTAAATCTGTAGCTGGTTATGTAGCACCAAACGCTACAACTCTTGCAAACATCACAACTCTTTTCGGAGTAACAGACTTCAATTCGCTCCTCGGAGCTAACAATTTACCGATAGACACACCACAGAGCAAATCAGTGGCTGCTAATGAGACTATTAAAATCCCATTCACCTGTTCCTGTAATAACGGAACAGGAATCTCTGATAGAAGTCCGGTGTATACGGTGAAAGCAGGGGATGGTTTAGATCACATCGCGAGGAATATATTTTCATTGTTAGTCACGTATCAAGAAATCGCCGCCGTGAATAATATTAGTGATGCTAATTCGATTGTACCTGGGCAGTCTTTGCGGATCCCTCTTCCTTGTAGCTGTGATGATGTGGATGAAATTCAAGTCGTTCATTATGTGCACGTGGTGCCTCCCAAAGGAACTTTAGAGATGATTGTCGACGAGTTTGGAGCCACAGAAGAGAGTTTATTGAAACTTAATAACCTTACTGATGCCAAAGAACTTAAAGCGGAATCAGTTCTTGATGTTCCATTGAGAG CTTGTACGTCTATGGTCAGCAATGCTTCTTCCGATTATCCTTTGCTTCTCTCCGATGGGACTTACACTTATACAGCCAACAATTGTATCAAGTGCACTTGTGACTTAAACAGCCAGAATTGGAACTTATTCCCGAAACCCGACGCTTGGAC GTTGTATTGTGAGCCTTCGTCTCCCGCAGATGTCAAAGTTCAGAATTGGCAACAATGTCCTTCGTCCCAGTGCACGAATGTATATGGTACTCCACTGGGGAAACAATTTATTGAACTAGGGGCACAAGGAAGCTGCCCAAATTACTGTGCTTACACTGGATATAACAATCAGTCTCGAAGTATCTCTACGACCGTAGCAAATGTATCCGACTGTACCG TATCGCCATGGGTACCATCTGGATCGTCAAAGATGAGTTTGCAGCACTGGAATTTCTTGCGGCTCACGATGAACCTTGGCTTACTGCTTTGTAATGCCCTTATATAG